The proteins below come from a single Planctomycetaceae bacterium genomic window:
- a CDS encoding TlpA disulfide reductase family protein, with amino-acid sequence MHRHVPALLLLLWFLTVPASAVDKPILFWASGDSLEGQLLSADSKSLTWQTPLFADPLNIRLPVLAAIRFPDDESQPIDDLFRIVLRNGDVLSGTLTAVSDTAFGFESRRHGQFRLHRDQIRNLRRINTPGLFYLGPQGLDGWTRPGSTDSPENWREELGGHLATSKSEAAIFRALKLPETCEIEVVLQSTGQPSFMMAFNTDETNSLRLETWANVLVVLSGLEFNEIDTLTDEQRKVHLHLFLDRRAGTLSVYRDNGQKLAQMQGSPERSPETGLLFRNGDGNLTLTHLRVSQWDGNPPQELKAGESRVHLPDGTIQYGRLSGVSDDGSRLKFAAGDDVTELAISELSTIIVNDDPEIVPGQSAARVVWEDGSIVSGKISEIRGNMISVSTDYSDTPITSAMNGVRRISLPATEMPSDEPDQLFFDGGALKGNLIVQDGQESPIRWKPLGGINASALAGGGDARFLRGAAATEITFDQQSFPDVIYLVNDDVLPCRLESSSEDSVTISTPLSEVRQIAAEHVKAVELLSGGRSGQTGFDTDGWKRINGSAKITKDTIEFATTGGVGHPSVLSGDTVQFRLKWNSEQISTLSLMLFADRLGMNTETATSIGLVCAGDQLQISDGKRNADPQMAFMMMQGVAQGGNSISVKDQTANIVLTIVSGELHIAVDGTEVRSVKLNPDGIGQSGMLIQAQAIGGPARVRGFQGRVGSSGGGMEISNFRVGSRAGASIRAFINDEVRELTLTVPRFRRNDPPTHVLIAPNGDLLRGRLVAVSDSEITFESRLEQFRFERNRVAAIIWLGPLPESTDTAGSDDHDDAANAAIADAGPANERAGDPDETGFVEVTDAPADNPRKDADQRPALPGGIQAILDGGFNLTMTPAIAVDGKLIGHSPELGQCTVPASAISELFVGHPESRQKIVTYTRWVPKRGLEPDWDIPDAGAAQVSPLIGQEVADFELPTLDGETFRLSDHADKVIVLDFWATWCGPCVMALPQYVDATSEFHDSKVIFVAVNLQEESNRIREFLEKQNLSPVVALDRGSVVAQQFGVSGIPHSVILGPGNVVEYVHVGYREGIAAEVKDTIQKILDGRWERPAKE; translated from the coding sequence ATGCACAGACATGTTCCCGCACTACTGTTGCTGCTGTGGTTTCTCACAGTTCCGGCGTCCGCTGTCGACAAGCCCATCCTTTTCTGGGCCAGCGGCGACAGCCTTGAAGGTCAGTTGTTGTCAGCGGATTCCAAATCGCTGACATGGCAGACTCCGCTGTTTGCCGATCCGTTGAACATCCGTCTGCCGGTCCTGGCGGCCATTCGGTTCCCGGACGACGAGTCGCAGCCGATTGACGATCTGTTCCGCATTGTCCTGCGCAACGGTGACGTGCTGAGCGGGACGCTGACGGCGGTCAGTGACACGGCCTTTGGTTTCGAGAGCCGGCGACACGGACAGTTTCGTCTGCACCGCGATCAGATTCGCAATTTGCGAAGAATCAATACACCCGGACTGTTCTATCTGGGACCGCAGGGGCTGGACGGCTGGACTCGGCCCGGCTCAACAGATTCGCCCGAAAACTGGCGTGAGGAACTGGGCGGCCACCTGGCCACATCGAAATCCGAAGCCGCGATCTTCCGGGCGCTGAAGCTGCCGGAAACGTGCGAGATTGAAGTCGTGCTGCAGTCAACCGGGCAGCCTTCGTTCATGATGGCGTTTAACACGGATGAGACGAATTCGCTGCGGCTGGAAACGTGGGCCAACGTGCTGGTTGTTCTCAGCGGACTGGAATTCAACGAAATCGACACACTGACGGACGAGCAGCGAAAGGTTCATCTGCATCTGTTTCTGGATCGCCGCGCGGGAACCCTGTCGGTGTACCGGGACAACGGGCAGAAACTGGCTCAGATGCAGGGCAGCCCGGAACGATCCCCCGAGACCGGGCTGCTGTTCCGCAACGGCGACGGCAATCTGACGCTGACGCATTTGCGCGTCAGCCAGTGGGACGGCAATCCTCCCCAGGAACTGAAGGCCGGTGAAAGCCGCGTTCACCTTCCGGACGGCACGATTCAATACGGCCGGCTGAGCGGCGTTTCGGACGATGGCAGTCGCCTGAAGTTTGCCGCCGGTGACGACGTCACGGAACTGGCAATCAGCGAATTGTCGACCATCATTGTCAACGACGACCCGGAGATTGTCCCTGGCCAATCTGCTGCACGTGTCGTGTGGGAAGATGGTTCGATTGTCTCCGGCAAGATCAGCGAAATTCGCGGAAACATGATTTCCGTGTCGACCGACTATTCGGACACACCGATCACCTCCGCGATGAACGGCGTCCGGCGAATTAGTCTGCCGGCAACCGAAATGCCGTCCGACGAACCGGACCAGCTTTTCTTTGACGGCGGTGCGCTGAAAGGAAACCTGATTGTTCAGGATGGTCAGGAATCTCCGATCCGCTGGAAACCGCTGGGCGGGATCAACGCTTCGGCTCTGGCAGGAGGCGGCGACGCCCGCTTTCTGCGAGGCGCGGCGGCGACGGAAATAACGTTCGACCAGCAGTCATTCCCGGATGTGATCTATCTGGTAAACGATGACGTACTGCCGTGCCGGCTGGAATCGTCATCCGAAGACAGCGTCACGATTTCCACTCCGCTTTCAGAAGTCAGGCAGATTGCGGCGGAACACGTGAAGGCCGTTGAACTGCTGTCCGGAGGCCGATCGGGACAGACCGGCTTTGATACGGACGGCTGGAAGCGTATCAACGGCTCGGCAAAGATCACGAAGGACACGATCGAGTTCGCGACCACGGGTGGCGTCGGGCATCCGTCGGTCCTGTCCGGAGACACGGTTCAGTTTCGGTTGAAATGGAATTCTGAACAGATTTCGACATTGTCGCTGATGTTGTTCGCCGATCGGCTGGGAATGAATACCGAGACGGCCACTTCGATCGGCCTGGTATGTGCCGGCGATCAGCTTCAGATTTCGGATGGCAAGAGGAACGCAGATCCTCAAATGGCGTTCATGATGATGCAGGGAGTCGCCCAGGGCGGCAACAGTATTTCCGTCAAGGATCAGACAGCGAACATCGTGCTGACAATCGTCAGCGGCGAACTGCACATCGCCGTCGACGGGACCGAAGTTCGCAGCGTGAAACTGAATCCTGATGGAATCGGCCAATCGGGAATGCTGATTCAGGCGCAGGCAATTGGCGGCCCGGCACGAGTCCGGGGATTTCAGGGCCGCGTCGGCAGCAGCGGCGGCGGAATGGAGATTTCCAATTTTCGCGTCGGCAGCAGGGCCGGTGCTTCGATTCGAGCGTTCATCAACGACGAGGTCCGCGAATTGACGCTGACCGTTCCGCGATTTCGACGCAATGACCCGCCGACTCATGTGCTGATTGCTCCCAACGGCGACCTGCTTCGCGGCCGGCTGGTCGCCGTAAGTGATAGCGAAATCACGTTTGAGTCACGCCTGGAACAGTTCCGATTCGAACGTAACCGCGTCGCCGCCATCATCTGGCTGGGACCGCTTCCGGAATCGACCGACACCGCTGGCAGCGACGATCACGACGACGCGGCAAATGCAGCGATCGCGGATGCAGGCCCGGCAAACGAACGTGCGGGCGATCCGGACGAAACCGGTTTCGTTGAAGTCACCGATGCCCCCGCCGACAACCCACGGAAGGACGCGGATCAGCGGCCTGCTCTGCCGGGCGGAATTCAGGCGATTCTGGATGGCGGTTTCAATCTGACGATGACTCCCGCGATTGCCGTCGACGGAAAACTGATCGGTCATTCGCCGGAACTGGGACAATGTACTGTCCCGGCGTCCGCGATTTCTGAACTGTTTGTGGGTCATCCGGAAAGTCGTCAGAAGATCGTGACGTACACGCGGTGGGTGCCGAAACGCGGGCTGGAACCGGACTGGGATATCCCGGACGCCGGAGCCGCACAGGTCTCACCGCTGATCGGGCAGGAAGTCGCCGACTTCGAACTGCCGACGCTCGATGGCGAGACGTTCCGGTTGTCCGATCATGCCGACAAGGTCATCGTGCTGGACTTCTGGGCCACATGGTGCGGACCGTGCGTGATGGCTCTGCCTCAATATGTCGACGCCACGTCGGAGTTCCACGATTCGAAAGTGATCTTTGTGGCGGTGAACCTGCAGGAAGAATCCAATCGCATTCGCGAGTTCCTGGAAAAGCAGAATCTGTCGCCGGTTGTGGCGCTGGATCGCGGGTCCGTGGTGGCTCAACAGTTCGGAGTCAGCGGGATCCCGCACTCGGTGATTCTCGGACCGGGAAACGTTGTGGAGTACGTTCACGTCGGCTATCGCGAAGGCATCGCAGCGGAAGTCAAGGATACGATCCAGAAGATTCTGGACGGTCGATGGGAACGACCAGCGAAGGAATGA
- a CDS encoding YceI family protein — protein sequence MKSHFMLLPGLVLILAGCAETETESTGTGGTTAVSGAPSSDLGAPAESLGTEQPTPEPGTGASEGSAMALTPENTKIEFIGTHVVDEKPDPNARRGHFGAFQGTASVSDGKLQSVSVDIETESLATGNAMLDNHLKSADFFDVVEHPTASFKSASVEPGDGDTVTIRGELTLLGNSGEVSIPATISTTDGLTLNAEFVIDRTEFGMDYDPSKVEKDVTLMISIGK from the coding sequence ATGAAATCACACTTCATGCTGTTGCCCGGTCTGGTACTTATTCTTGCCGGTTGCGCTGAGACGGAAACCGAATCGACCGGAACCGGGGGCACCACCGCCGTCAGTGGTGCTCCGAGTTCGGACCTTGGTGCTCCGGCGGAATCTCTGGGGACCGAACAACCGACTCCGGAACCGGGCACCGGCGCCTCGGAAGGCTCCGCGATGGCACTGACGCCGGAGAACACAAAGATTGAGTTCATCGGGACGCACGTTGTGGATGAGAAGCCTGATCCGAATGCTCGCCGCGGCCACTTCGGCGCATTTCAGGGCACGGCCAGTGTCAGTGACGGCAAGCTGCAGTCCGTGTCTGTCGACATCGAAACGGAATCTCTCGCCACCGGAAATGCGATGCTGGACAACCATCTCAAGAGTGCTGATTTCTTTGACGTTGTCGAACACCCGACGGCGTCCTTCAAGTCCGCGTCCGTTGAACCGGGTGACGGCGACACCGTCACGATCAGGGGAGAACTGACGCTGCTGGGAAACTCCGGAGAGGTTTCTATTCCCGCCACCATCTCGACAACGGATGGACTGACGCTGAACGCCGAATTCGTGATCGATCGAACGGAGTTTGGAATGGATTACGATCCTTCCAAAGTCGAGAAGGACGTTACTCTGATGATCAGCATCGGCAAGTAA